A genomic window from Equus caballus isolate H_3958 breed thoroughbred chromosome 5, TB-T2T, whole genome shotgun sequence includes:
- the FCRL1 gene encoding Fc receptor-like protein 1 isoform X1: MLLRLLLLICAPLCEPNVVFLTASPSQPVEGTSMTLTCKIQHPPQKSGFQFQFCFFKDGRVLGKGWNSSPEFQIATIWRENSGSYWCGAKTVPSIETWSRRIQIQVQRVPVSNVSLETQPPGGLVMEGEKLVLVCLVAGGTGDITFFWYKGALGLNLETKTQRSLTAKFEIPTVRESDAEQYYCAADNGYGPSLSGLVSITVRIPVSRPVLTLRAPGAEAVVVDVVELHCEAQRGSPPILYQFYHEDVTLGNSLAPSGGGVSFNFSLTAEYSGNYYCEANNGLGAQRSELVSLNITVPTRDRKELLTSGVIEVLLGILGPGTMALLFCCWLKRKIGRRAARDPPRSPPSPVPQQSTYLNSPDREQQHPVYENVNVVRGDEVYSLVYHMQQELQPAAVGPPRTQIEDKDSSAIYSWLKKASITDLDYEDAM, translated from the exons CTCCACTCTGTGAACCAAATG TGGTGTTTCTGACAGCCAGCCCCTCTCAGCCCGTAGAGGGGACTTCAATGACCCTGACCTGTAAGATCCAGCACCCTCCACAGAAGTCAGGTTTCCAGTTCCAGTTCTGCTTCTTCAAAGATGGTCGGGTCCTGGGGAAGGGCTGGAACAGCTCCCCAGAGTTCCAGATCGCCACCATTTGGAGGGAAAACTCAGGGTCCTACTGGTGTGGAGCAAAGACAGTGCCATCCATAGAGACATGGAGCCGGAGAATCCAGATACAAGTGCAGA GAGTTCCTGTCAGTAATGTGAGCTTGGAGACACAACCTCCAGGTGGACTTgtgatggagggagagaagcTGGTTCTTGTCTGCTTGGTCGCTGGGGGCACAGGAGACATCACCTTCTTCTGGTACAAAGGGGCCCTGGGTTTAAACCTGGAAACAAAGACCCAGCGTTCACTGACGGCGAAGTTTGAGATACCTACGGTGAGGGAGAGTGATGCTGAGCAATATTACTGTGCAGCTGACAATGGCTATGGCCCCAGTCTCAGTGGGCTGGTGAGCATCACTGTCAGAA TTCCAGTGTCTCGTCCTGTCCTCACCCTCAGGGCTCCTGGGGCCGAGGCTGTGGTAGTGGACGTGGTGGAGCTTCActgtgaggcccagagaggctctCCTCCGATCCTGTACCAGTTTTATCATGAAGATGTCACCTTGGGGAACAGCTTGGCCCCCTCTGGAGGAGGAGTGTCCTTCAACTTCTCTCTGACTGCAGAATATTCTGGGAACTACTACTGTGAGGCCAACAATGGCCTGGGGGCCCAGCGTAGTGAGCTGGTGTCACTCAACATCACAG TGCCTACAAGGGACAGAAAAGAACTTCTTACTTCAGGAGTCATTGAGGTACTGCTTGGGATCCTTGGTCCTGGCACTATGGCCCTATTATTCTGCTGCTGGCTCAAGAGAAAAATAG GAAGACGTGCAGCCAGGGATCCACCCAG GAGCCCTCCCAGCCCTGTACCCCAACAATCTACCTACCTCAACTCACCTGACCGGGAGCAACAACATCCTGTATACGAAAATG TGAATGTTGTACGCGGGGATGAGGTTTATTCTTTGGTGTACCACATGCAGCAGGAACTGCAACCAGCAGCAG TGGGACCCCCAAGGACACAGATTGAGGATAAG GACTCCTCAGCCatatattcttggctgaagaaggCAAGCATTACAGATTTGGACTACGAAGATGCTATGTAA
- the FCRL1 gene encoding Fc receptor-like protein 1 isoform X2, with protein MLLRLLLLICVVFLTASPSQPVEGTSMTLTCKIQHPPQKSGFQFQFCFFKDGRVLGKGWNSSPEFQIATIWRENSGSYWCGAKTVPSIETWSRRIQIQVQRVPVSNVSLETQPPGGLVMEGEKLVLVCLVAGGTGDITFFWYKGALGLNLETKTQRSLTAKFEIPTVRESDAEQYYCAADNGYGPSLSGLVSITVRIPVSRPVLTLRAPGAEAVVVDVVELHCEAQRGSPPILYQFYHEDVTLGNSLAPSGGGVSFNFSLTAEYSGNYYCEANNGLGAQRSELVSLNITVPTRDRKELLTSGVIEVLLGILGPGTMALLFCCWLKRKIGRRAARDPPRSPPSPVPQQSTYLNSPDREQQHPVYENVNVVRGDEVYSLVYHMQQELQPAAVGPPRTQIEDKDSSAIYSWLKKASITDLDYEDAM; from the exons TGGTGTTTCTGACAGCCAGCCCCTCTCAGCCCGTAGAGGGGACTTCAATGACCCTGACCTGTAAGATCCAGCACCCTCCACAGAAGTCAGGTTTCCAGTTCCAGTTCTGCTTCTTCAAAGATGGTCGGGTCCTGGGGAAGGGCTGGAACAGCTCCCCAGAGTTCCAGATCGCCACCATTTGGAGGGAAAACTCAGGGTCCTACTGGTGTGGAGCAAAGACAGTGCCATCCATAGAGACATGGAGCCGGAGAATCCAGATACAAGTGCAGA GAGTTCCTGTCAGTAATGTGAGCTTGGAGACACAACCTCCAGGTGGACTTgtgatggagggagagaagcTGGTTCTTGTCTGCTTGGTCGCTGGGGGCACAGGAGACATCACCTTCTTCTGGTACAAAGGGGCCCTGGGTTTAAACCTGGAAACAAAGACCCAGCGTTCACTGACGGCGAAGTTTGAGATACCTACGGTGAGGGAGAGTGATGCTGAGCAATATTACTGTGCAGCTGACAATGGCTATGGCCCCAGTCTCAGTGGGCTGGTGAGCATCACTGTCAGAA TTCCAGTGTCTCGTCCTGTCCTCACCCTCAGGGCTCCTGGGGCCGAGGCTGTGGTAGTGGACGTGGTGGAGCTTCActgtgaggcccagagaggctctCCTCCGATCCTGTACCAGTTTTATCATGAAGATGTCACCTTGGGGAACAGCTTGGCCCCCTCTGGAGGAGGAGTGTCCTTCAACTTCTCTCTGACTGCAGAATATTCTGGGAACTACTACTGTGAGGCCAACAATGGCCTGGGGGCCCAGCGTAGTGAGCTGGTGTCACTCAACATCACAG TGCCTACAAGGGACAGAAAAGAACTTCTTACTTCAGGAGTCATTGAGGTACTGCTTGGGATCCTTGGTCCTGGCACTATGGCCCTATTATTCTGCTGCTGGCTCAAGAGAAAAATAG GAAGACGTGCAGCCAGGGATCCACCCAG GAGCCCTCCCAGCCCTGTACCCCAACAATCTACCTACCTCAACTCACCTGACCGGGAGCAACAACATCCTGTATACGAAAATG TGAATGTTGTACGCGGGGATGAGGTTTATTCTTTGGTGTACCACATGCAGCAGGAACTGCAACCAGCAGCAG TGGGACCCCCAAGGACACAGATTGAGGATAAG GACTCCTCAGCCatatattcttggctgaagaaggCAAGCATTACAGATTTGGACTACGAAGATGCTATGTAA
- the FCRL1 gene encoding Fc receptor-like protein 1 isoform X3 has product MTLTCKIQHPPQKSGFQFQFCFFKDGRVLGKGWNSSPEFQIATIWRENSGSYWCGAKTVPSIETWSRRIQIQVQRVPVSNVSLETQPPGGLVMEGEKLVLVCLVAGGTGDITFFWYKGALGLNLETKTQRSLTAKFEIPTVRESDAEQYYCAADNGYGPSLSGLVSITVRIPVSRPVLTLRAPGAEAVVVDVVELHCEAQRGSPPILYQFYHEDVTLGNSLAPSGGGVSFNFSLTAEYSGNYYCEANNGLGAQRSELVSLNITVPTRDRKELLTSGVIEVLLGILGPGTMALLFCCWLKRKIGRRAARDPPRSPPSPVPQQSTYLNSPDREQQHPVYENVNVVRGDEVYSLVYHMQQELQPAAVGPPRTQIEDKDSSAIYSWLKKASITDLDYEDAM; this is encoded by the exons ATGACCCTGACCTGTAAGATCCAGCACCCTCCACAGAAGTCAGGTTTCCAGTTCCAGTTCTGCTTCTTCAAAGATGGTCGGGTCCTGGGGAAGGGCTGGAACAGCTCCCCAGAGTTCCAGATCGCCACCATTTGGAGGGAAAACTCAGGGTCCTACTGGTGTGGAGCAAAGACAGTGCCATCCATAGAGACATGGAGCCGGAGAATCCAGATACAAGTGCAGA GAGTTCCTGTCAGTAATGTGAGCTTGGAGACACAACCTCCAGGTGGACTTgtgatggagggagagaagcTGGTTCTTGTCTGCTTGGTCGCTGGGGGCACAGGAGACATCACCTTCTTCTGGTACAAAGGGGCCCTGGGTTTAAACCTGGAAACAAAGACCCAGCGTTCACTGACGGCGAAGTTTGAGATACCTACGGTGAGGGAGAGTGATGCTGAGCAATATTACTGTGCAGCTGACAATGGCTATGGCCCCAGTCTCAGTGGGCTGGTGAGCATCACTGTCAGAA TTCCAGTGTCTCGTCCTGTCCTCACCCTCAGGGCTCCTGGGGCCGAGGCTGTGGTAGTGGACGTGGTGGAGCTTCActgtgaggcccagagaggctctCCTCCGATCCTGTACCAGTTTTATCATGAAGATGTCACCTTGGGGAACAGCTTGGCCCCCTCTGGAGGAGGAGTGTCCTTCAACTTCTCTCTGACTGCAGAATATTCTGGGAACTACTACTGTGAGGCCAACAATGGCCTGGGGGCCCAGCGTAGTGAGCTGGTGTCACTCAACATCACAG TGCCTACAAGGGACAGAAAAGAACTTCTTACTTCAGGAGTCATTGAGGTACTGCTTGGGATCCTTGGTCCTGGCACTATGGCCCTATTATTCTGCTGCTGGCTCAAGAGAAAAATAG GAAGACGTGCAGCCAGGGATCCACCCAG GAGCCCTCCCAGCCCTGTACCCCAACAATCTACCTACCTCAACTCACCTGACCGGGAGCAACAACATCCTGTATACGAAAATG TGAATGTTGTACGCGGGGATGAGGTTTATTCTTTGGTGTACCACATGCAGCAGGAACTGCAACCAGCAGCAG TGGGACCCCCAAGGACACAGATTGAGGATAAG GACTCCTCAGCCatatattcttggctgaagaaggCAAGCATTACAGATTTGGACTACGAAGATGCTATGTAA